Part of the Brassica oleracea var. oleracea cultivar TO1000 chromosome C8, BOL, whole genome shotgun sequence genome is shown below.
CCAAAGACGAAAGCAGCTGGGTTGCACTGGCTACACCACATGCCCCACCCAGTGAAAGAAACGACATTACCTGAGTTACAAAGAATAATGATATTACAATACGCAGCTATACATTAGGAAGATTAATAAAGCACTCTTTTTTTTATTTTGCTTACGGTATCACCGGCGAGAACCATGGATAGAAGTCTTGGTTCATGAGGAAGTTGTTTGAGTAAAACAGAGTATGTATCGGCCAGTGCAAGTGAGATGCTCCATGGAGTTACGAAAGCCATCACAGTCGTCAAATAGCTTCAAGAAAATATCAAAAATCAAATATTTTATGAATGAATATGCAAAGAGAGTTTGTTTAATACAACAGTCTTTCACAATCTCACCAAAACAAGTGCAACCACTAACCAAACATCAGAGATCATGGAACCAAACCCTATCTATCCTCTTATGTTTAATTTGATCAATACAACGAACAGAGACCAAACCCTATCCTCAAATGTTTGATCAAAACCACGAACAGAGACCAAACCCTATCCTCAAATTCTTAATCAAAATCACAAACAGAGACCAAACCCTGTTCTCTCAATTGTGTGATCAAAACCACGAACAGAGACCAAACCGTATCCTCAATAGTGTGATCAAAATTCAGAATTTCCAACAATTTTGTGTCGATAATACAAAACAGAGAGAAACCCTTGTCAAAATTTCACATCTTTGGTTTCTCAGAATCATCTTTCCATCGATTCAAGAAATTTTCAGAACCCAGAAAGTTGCAGGACAATAGTACAGAACCTCTTACCATGATCGAACAAGAACTTGAGGGAAACGTGTAGGGTATTACCAGAAGGTAGTGAAGTCATAGAAGTCGTAATCCAAACACATGAAGATGAGAGAAGCGGATGAGAAGATGATTTGGCCGAAACGGAGAGCAAAACTGGCGCTGGTGCCAAACGATCCCGGCACATGCTCCATCCCCCTGCTCTTTCTCTCCACATAGCAAAAAGAAGAAGCATCAATTCAACTCATTTTCCTGGAAAATTCGTAGCCAGAAAGAAAAAAAAAAAAAAACCTTTATTCATCCATACCTGTGACGACGCCAACTGTACTCTGTTTTCCCTTTATTCTCTTTTTGCTTTGCTGTTTTACAAAAATTAATTACTTCATAAACTACTAACGTTTTTTAATTTATAATGGGCAATATAAATATGTGTTATTTAGTTTTTTTTTTCTCAATGTTTTTTTTTTAACTCCATTTCATTAACTTTTCAAGAAAGTAACGATTACAATTCTGTTCTAAACCGAATCCATAGAGTAATGCCTTTTTTGTTTGTTCATGACTGTATTTTCCACTCTATTTTGTAGTTTTTTTTTTGCAATGGGATTGAAAATTCTCTAATTTTACAAAAATACTTCCAAAAAAGAATACAGAAACTCCAAAAAATGCCCTAAAAAAATGTTTAACCAATAACCAAGAGGAGTTGAAGCTGATGAAGAGTTTATCATGATGCTTCGAGAGAGTGGGTCCAAGCGTAGTCAGAGAGTTTGTTTTATGTCCTGAATGATCATCTGACCCGGTCTGCACAATCTTGTGTAAAGTCTTGAGTTTCTCTCCTTCCAAACCACATAGATAACAATTTGAAAGATTATTCTTATAATGAGTAGTTTCTTATCATCTGTAGTCGGGTCTTTCATCCATCTCAAGCAATCCTCAAACAAGTTTGGAGGCGAGAGATGCAGGCGTGAACAGAAGAAAGACCATACCTCAGAGCTATAACTGCAGTCGAAGAACAAATGCTGCCTCGATTCCTCACTCCCCGAGCATAAGAGACAATCCAGAGGTACATTAGTTCCCCATCTACGTAATCTGTCTCGAGTTGACATTCGATTTCTTACCACAATCCAAGAAATAAAAGCATGCTTTGGTATCTCCCTTTGAACCAAACTTGATCATGCCAATAGACCGGCAGGTTTGGTTGATGTAGTGTGAGCCACGTTTTTGCTGTGGAGAATGTTGTTGAAGGAGGAGCCTCACCCATCTTCCACAAATACGTATCATCATCAGATGATTGTATAATCGGTGTGGGCAAGGGAAGACATTGCCCAAGCAAGGTGATTATAGCATTCCTGCTACGGTAAGCACTAAGCCACCACTCACCATTCACCAAAGCCTCTGCAACTTTCGCCTCCCTAGACAGACCCGAGACCATCAGACCTCTCTCGCCAGTGAGATGAATCAAAGGTCCAAGGTCTGTCCAATTATCAAACCAAAATATTGTTGTGATTTCGGAGCCCACTTCGCATACTACAAATGGTCTAGAAACCCTTATTAGTTTGCACAGTCTCTTCCAAATCCAGTCATCTCCTCAACGAGGAGTGAGTTCTCAAAAAAAATTTGTGCAGATCTTGTTCTGTCTCATCCACGAAACTCAGAAAGAACCACCAGCTGCAAAAAGTAACCAGATCAACTTCAAAGCCAAAAATTGATTCCAATCTTCCAACCTCTTCAGCCCTAGACCACCTTCATTCTTAGGTGTACAAACCGAGATCCAACTTATCTTAGCCCCCTTAGCAGATTGCGGAGCTCCTTGCCACAAAAAAGCATTGCACATTCTTTCTAGAATCCTTATACATTCGTTTGGGAGAATGAAAATGGACGTCCAGAAAGAAATGGTTGAGTAAATTACCGCTTGTATTAGCTGAAACTGGCCTGCAAAAGACAGATGCTTCACTGTCCAGGAGTTAAAACGAGCTTCAATCTTTTCGAGTAATGGCCTAAAATTCGACTTTCTCATTTGTTTTGGAGGAGAGGGGCACACCTAGATATCTGACCGGAAGCGCTCCTTGCTTTATTCCCAAATTCTCAGCCATTTCCAGACAACGAGAGTGACTCCCACCATCAATCATAAGTTCTATTTTGTCTCTGTTTATACTGAGCCCTGAAATTTGTTTGAATTCTTCCAAAATTTCCAGGATTCCTGCCAAAGACTCCTCTGATCCATCAAAAAAACCAATACATCATCCGCAAAGCTCAAGTGGGTGATAAGTGGAGCTTCACAAGATGGGTGAGGTCTGAATCTGTTATTTAACACTCCTTGATCCAACATCTTCGACGGGACGTCCATAGCAAGGACAAACAACAAGGAGGATATGGGGTCTCCTTGTCGGAGTCCTTTAGTAGCAATGGAGCTCTCTGTTTACTACCACACTATATGAGGTTGTCACAACGCACTCTTTGATCCATCCAACCAGCTTCTCCGGGAGATCAATGGCCCTGAGTAAATTAAGAATAAAATCCCAACTAAGGTTATCGTAAGCCTTTGCAAGATCAATCTTCAAACAGCCACGAGAGATACGTCCCTCGACATGAAAATATGTTACCAACTCCGAAGCTAGAAGGACATTCTCGCTGAGCAATCTTCTTTCCATGAACCCCACCTGATTCCTTTGAACTACTTCATCGATAAAGAGCTTGATTTTTTTCTTTAGGATTCTTGTTATCACTTTGTAGATAGTAGAGCATAAGGAGAATGGTCTGAAGAGGCTTAGCTTATCAGCACCCACAATCTTAGGAATTGGAGCAATGGTTGTAGCATTAAATTTCTACAACATTTTTCCTCCTACAGAGAACTCTTTAACAGCTGCGAGTACATCAGCTCCAACCATTGATCACGCTTCCCAAAAAAATTCAGCAGGAAACCCATCTGGTCCTGGAGGCTTGCTTTTTGGTATGGACAACAATGTTGATCTGATCTCATCTTTGATTGGGACTGCACACAACTTCTCAAAAAGAGAGCTTGGCAGCTGTACCTCATCAAAATCTTCAGTTCACTCATTGTGGGAGGAGAAATATCCACCGAGACTGAACTTAATAAGTGTTGGAAGTAAGATACCACCATGTCCTTCATTTGCGCCTTGTTTGTAACTTTGATGTCATTCCCATCGATAAAATATCTTATTGCATTCCTAGCTTGATGAGCTAAAACTGCCTTGAAGAAAAACTTTGTATTGGAATCCCAATCTCTGAGCCATCTTATTCTTGACTTAGCTTTGAAGAAAATCTGAAGGGCAGAATCCAACAATCTCCATTTTTTGCGTACTACAAACTCGCGCCAGAATAGGGAATCCGAAGGCGTAACTAGTAGTTAACTTTGGATCTCTTGAAGCTCCTCCATGACAAGTTTTGTTTTCTGTTGAATATTTCCAAAACCAATTCTGTTAAGCCTCCTACATGCCTGCTTAACAGCTTTTAACCTTTATTCCAACGAGAATAATTCCGAGCCGACCGCAATTTCTTCCTGCCAAACGGTTGTAACTTACTCCACAAATTGTGGGTGGGTTGAAAGAAAAGATAAATATTTGAAGCTGACCTTTCTGATCTCTGTCACCGTTAGCAAGTCAACTATACACAAGGCGTGATCAGACTCTCCAAGGGCCTCAAATTGAGCAACAACATCTGGAAACACTTCCCTCCAAGTTTCATTTCCTAAGGCTCTATCAAGCTTTCGAATAATTGGATCTTATTTTCTATTATTTGACCAAGTTAAGAAGATACCCTGAGTTTCAAGATCTTTTAAATCACATTGAACCAAGCTGACTTGAAATTCATCAATTCCTCTCTCAGGCAAGTCATACGGAAGAATCGAGAAGTGTTCAGAAGCTGGCAAAATTTGATTGAAGTCGCCAAGGATAAGAAAGTGATTGTTTCTCACCAGGTGATGATGAGAAATTTCTTTTAACTCATCCCATAGGCGCCTCCGCTGAACTTCAGTGTTAAAAGCATACACAAACCCCACTGTCAAAGAAGTTTGTGTATCCAGATCAAAGATACCACATACTACCATCTGCGCTGACTTCTGAAAAACCACCACCGATAAAGCAAGGTCCCATACAATCCAGATTCTACCTCCTGCTACCTCTGAATAATTTGTATCAAAACACAATCCTTGTAAACATCCAGCAGCAACTTGTGCCGCATTCTCTTCACTTACATGAGTTTCCAAAAACGCTCCTACTGAGGAACC
Proteins encoded:
- the LOC106309619 gene encoding CASP-like protein ARALYDRAFT_485429; translation: MEHVPGSFGTSASFALRFGQIIFSSASLIFMCLDYDFYDFTTFCYLTTVMAFVTPWSISLALADTYSVLLKQLPHEPRLLSMVLAGDTVMSFLSLGGACGVASATQLLSSLGAPICGDNLCSQYQVSATLAFLCWFLLLASALFNLWSLPSLLY